Proteins encoded together in one Quercus lobata isolate SW786 chromosome 3, ValleyOak3.0 Primary Assembly, whole genome shotgun sequence window:
- the LOC115980854 gene encoding B3 domain-containing protein At1g05920-like has product MMSKHTDTDLRIDSLPPSENNDGDKAILTTEGVLKKFFLFHIKNSAHKQVFEQSFSSACSDREANKRVSKTIPPKKPDDNHAVTTTKPMPESKPTSSKRCFYEDNKEQEEGKNKKNKRRVRVQADPITPKLPTEFEQKVKGELKGSDVKLVIEKELFKTDMEKHQNRLLIPRAQVNVEFLTDEEKASLNEKKGNHYVGIEVPMIYWKTKELEAPLMEPRLDSSTIWLKNWKSGNKNALVLASPWIRIASENGLEIGNIIQLWSFRVKQELHMALVRL; this is encoded by the coding sequence ATGATGAGTAAACATACTGATACAGATTTGAGGATCGATTCTCTTCCCCCAAGCGAAAACAACGATGGGGATAAAGCTATTCTGACAACTGAGGGGGTTTTgaagaagttttttttatttcacataaaaaacTCAGCACATAAGCAAGTATTCGAGCAATCCTTCTCGTCTGCATGTTCGGATCGTGAAGCCAATAAGAGGGTATCCAAGACCATACCACCCAAAAAACCTGATGATAATCACGCTGTAACAACAACAAAGCCAATGCCAGAGTCCAAACCTACAAGCTCCAAGCGGTGCTTCTATGAAGACaataaagaacaagaagaaggaaagaataaGAAGAACAAAAGGAGAGTGAGGGTGCAAGCAGACCCAATAACACCAAAGCTGCCCACAGAGTTCGAACAAAAAGTTAAGGGAGAGCTTAAAGGTTCAGATGTGAAGCTTGTGATTGAAAAGGAATTGTTTAAGACTGATATGGAGAAACATCAAAATCGGCTTTTAATACCAAGGGCTCAAGTAAATGTTGAGTTTCTTACTGATGAGGAAAAAGCGtctttgaatgaaaaaaaagggaaccatTACGTAGGCATAGAGGTCCCAATGATATACTGGAAGACAAAAGAATTGGAAGCTCCATTGATGGAGCCAAGGCTTGACTCATCGACCATTTGGTTGAAGAATTGGAAGTCGGGTAACAAAAACGCATTGGTGTTGGCCTCTCCATGGATAAGAATTGCATCTGAAAACGGACTCGAGATTGGCAATATTATACAGCTTTGGTCTTTTAGAGTGAAGCAAGAGCTCCACATGGCCCTCGTTAGGCTATAG
- the LOC115982633 gene encoding cyclin-SDS, translating to MKVALSRAKRKLETKPATLIKKKLRSELPRRRRSQISPILYSSLNLALPCKNSGFSAFPVDSSSFSYFSSEVSCDSSRVSVGSENKPSSKLRKRNLGEIEGSGAVVKANAPVRRVTRSYYRRKENEGKVGEAEVSESSCVESNSEVDAGVFVERSSKLKSRSGKLNEIKEEIEAKEGSEVVSKSEISCIEQVSDGILNFSDGNVKADSEFNENEAVSVASAAKLAEEATEQVENRASEFEFSEISGNFFDANITVPNSESTIDQKQKSFEFDSDLACTEQFSYEDVSEYSSSFQSENFLESSDLEFSDYTPSIFFETGSEFSERSEGDSTPSRTFSLLLQYREDFSRSTTPLDTKISSRLENENHHQSTSVRRFEDEVDEESYVALRNRERRQLFPYNYAEEYCSTTDYGDLVLQLRSQMVHWIVEQSTEKELHQETMFLGVTLLDRFLSKGFFRDKRHLQIVGIACLTLATRIEEKQPHNSVQEKYFFMGSNVYSRFEVVAMEWLIQEILNFQCFLPTVHNFLWFYLKAAKADADLEKRAKYLAVLVLSVQEQLCYWPSTIAAALVILACLDSRQYAFQRVLETHIRTKDHDLHECIENLEWLLRYI from the exons ATGAAAGTAGCACTGAGCAGAGCGAAGCGAAAGCTCGAGACAAAACCAGCAACGCTCATCAAGAAGAAGCTCCGCTCGGAGCTACCTCGCCGGAGACGATCACAGATCTCTCCGATTCTATATTCGTCTCTGAATTTAGCTCTTCCTTGTAAGAATTCTGGTTTCTCTGCTTTTCCGGTGGACTCTAGCTCTTTCTCCTACTTCAGCAGCGAAGTTTCATGCGATTCGAGCAGAGTCTCCGTTGGATCGGAGAACAAGCCGAGTTCGAAATTGAGGAAGAGAAATCTCGGTGAGATTGAAGGCTCTGGAGCTGTGGTTAAGGCCAATGCACCGGTTCGTAGAGTTACCAGATCGTATTACAGAAGGAAGGAAAATGAAGGTAAAGTCGGTGAAGCGGAGGTGTCTGAGTCGTCGTGTGTGGAATCGAATTCTGAAGTTGATGCTGGAGTTTTTGTGGAGAGAAGCTCCAAGTTGAAGAGCAGAAGTGGAAAACTAAATGAAATTAAGGAAGAGATTGAAGCAAAAGAAGGCTCCGAAGTGGTTTCGAAATCGGAGATTTCTTGTATTGAGCAAGTTTCCGATGGAATTTTGAATTTCAGTGACGGAAATGTAAAAGCAGATTCCGAGTTCAATGAAAATGAGGCCGTTTCGGTTGCTTCTGCTGCTAAGTTAGCTGAGGAAGCAACTGAACAAGTTGAGAACAGAGcatcagaatttgaattttctgagATTTCAGGAAATTTCTTCGACGCGAATATTACGGTTCCGAACTCTGAGTCCACGATTGATCAAAAGCAAAAGAGCTTCGAATTCGACTCCGATCTCGCTTGTACGGAGCAATTCTCATACGAAGACGTCTCCGAGTACTCGTCTAGCTTCCAATCGGAAAATTTCCTGGAAAGTTCTGACCTAGAGTTCTCGGATTACACTCCATCTATTTTCTTCGAAACTGGAAGCGAATTTTCGGAGCGCTCGGAGGGAGATTCAACTCCTTCGCGTACTTTCTCTCTGCTCCTTCAGTACAGAGAGGATTTCTCGCGCTCAACTACTCCTCTTGACACCAAAATTTCTTCACGCCTCGAAAACGAAAATCATCATCAATCTACT TCCGTGAGGAGGTTCGAAGATGAGGTGGACGAAGAGAGCTACGTGGCAttgagaaacagagaaagaaggcAATTGTTTCCATACAACTACGCCGAGGAGTATTGCTCCACCACAGACTACGGCGATCTCGTTCTTCAGCTACGATCACAAATGGTCCACTGGATCGTTGag CAAAGTACTGAAAAGGAGCTTCACCAGGAGACGATGTTCCTAGGAGTTACCCTCCTTGACCGATTCCTAAGCAAAGGTTTCTTCAGAGACAAAAGACACCTTCAAATTGTTGGAATAGCCTGTCTTACATTAGCCACTAGGATTGAAGAGAAACAGCCCCACAACAG CGTTCAGGAAAAGTATTTCTTCATGGGAAGCAATGTGTACAGCAGATTCGAAGTTGTGGCCATGGAATGGCTGATTCAAGAGATCCTCAACTTCCAGTGTTTCTTGCCCACCGTTCACAACTTCTTGTG GTTCTACCTGAAAGCTGCTAAAGCTGATGCAGATTTAGAGAAGAGGGCCAAGTACCTGGCAGTACTAGTTCTTTCAGTCCAAGAGCAACTATGCTACTGGCCCTCAACAATTGCAGCAGCTCTTGTCATATTGGCTTGTCTAGATAGCAGACAATATGCATTCCAAAGAGTACTTGAG ACTCACATCAGGACAAAAGATCACGATTTACATGAATGCATAGAG AACCTCGAGTGGTTGTTAAGGTACATATGA
- the LOC115981711 gene encoding binding partner of ACD11 1-like isoform X2 — MIRTVKVSNISLAASERDIREFFSFSGDIHYVEMQRETDKTWLAYVTFKDSQGAETAALLSGATIADLSVSITPVENYQLPPEAIPPSPEKKPAATGSAVKKAEDVVSTMLAKGFVLGKDAINKTKALDERHHLTSNASATVASIDRKIGLSEKLSIGTTIVNEKVREMDEWFHVSEKTKSAFAAAEQKASGAGSAIVNNHYLLTGASWISSAFGAVAKAAEDVTMMTKEKVDKAEEEKNEIIYRQRTGIINDFAQMHLDGSSTAEPPMVPLNSAYDSKLGMI; from the exons atg ATAAGAACGGTTAAGGTTAGCAACATTTCACTAGCTGCTTCTGAGAGGGATATCAGagaattcttttcattttcggGTGATATTCACTATGTCGAAATGCAAAG GGAAACTGATAAGACCTGGCTTGCCTATGTTACCTTCAAGGATTCACAGGGAGCAGAAACAGCAGCACTCCTATCA GGAGCTACAATAGCTGATCTTTCTGTCTCCATTACACCTGTTGAGAATTACCAGCTGCCCCCTGAAGCAATCCCACCAAGCCCG GAGAAAAAGCCAGCTGCTACTGGCTCTGCTGTTAAGAAGGCTGAAGATGTGGTGAGCACCATGCTTGCTAAGGGTTTTGTCTTGGGAAAGGACGCAATTAACAAGACTAAAGCCCTTGATGAACGACATCACTTGACGTCAAATGCCTCTGCCACAGTTGCTTCCATTGACCGTAAAATTGGCCTGAGTGAGAAGCTAAGCATTGGAACCACAATAGTCAATGAAAAGGTGAGAGAGATGGATGAGTGGTTCCATGTGTCTGAGAAGACAAAATCTGCTTTTGCTGCTGCTGAACAGAAGGCAAGCGGTGCAGGATCTGCTATTGTAAACAATCATTATTTATTAACTGGAGCTTCATGGATTTCAAGTGCATTTGGTGCAGTTGCAAAGGCAGCTGAGGATGTAACTATGATGACCAAGGAGAAGGTCGATAAGGCTGAGGAggaaaaaaatgagataatttatAGGCAAAGGACAGGGATCATCAATGATTTTGCACAGATGCATCTTGACGGGTCTTCCACAGCAGAGCCTCCAATGGTTCCGCTCAATTCAGCTTATGACAGTAAGCTTGGAATGATATAA
- the LOC115981711 gene encoding binding partner of ACD11 1-like isoform X1, translated as MSVPKDHTDQGIEASPQSSTTPNWIINVSDVMIRTVKVSNISLAASERDIREFFSFSGDIHYVEMQRETDKTWLAYVTFKDSQGAETAALLSGATIADLSVSITPVENYQLPPEAIPPSPEKKPAATGSAVKKAEDVVSTMLAKGFVLGKDAINKTKALDERHHLTSNASATVASIDRKIGLSEKLSIGTTIVNEKVREMDEWFHVSEKTKSAFAAAEQKASGAGSAIVNNHYLLTGASWISSAFGAVAKAAEDVTMMTKEKVDKAEEEKNEIIYRQRTGIINDFAQMHLDGSSTAEPPMVPLNSAYDSKLGMI; from the exons ATGTCG GTCCCAAAGGACCATACCGATCAGGGGATTGAAGCAAGTCCCCAATCATCCACGACACCAAACTGGATAATCAATGTGTCAGATGTGatg ATAAGAACGGTTAAGGTTAGCAACATTTCACTAGCTGCTTCTGAGAGGGATATCAGagaattcttttcattttcggGTGATATTCACTATGTCGAAATGCAAAG GGAAACTGATAAGACCTGGCTTGCCTATGTTACCTTCAAGGATTCACAGGGAGCAGAAACAGCAGCACTCCTATCA GGAGCTACAATAGCTGATCTTTCTGTCTCCATTACACCTGTTGAGAATTACCAGCTGCCCCCTGAAGCAATCCCACCAAGCCCG GAGAAAAAGCCAGCTGCTACTGGCTCTGCTGTTAAGAAGGCTGAAGATGTGGTGAGCACCATGCTTGCTAAGGGTTTTGTCTTGGGAAAGGACGCAATTAACAAGACTAAAGCCCTTGATGAACGACATCACTTGACGTCAAATGCCTCTGCCACAGTTGCTTCCATTGACCGTAAAATTGGCCTGAGTGAGAAGCTAAGCATTGGAACCACAATAGTCAATGAAAAGGTGAGAGAGATGGATGAGTGGTTCCATGTGTCTGAGAAGACAAAATCTGCTTTTGCTGCTGCTGAACAGAAGGCAAGCGGTGCAGGATCTGCTATTGTAAACAATCATTATTTATTAACTGGAGCTTCATGGATTTCAAGTGCATTTGGTGCAGTTGCAAAGGCAGCTGAGGATGTAACTATGATGACCAAGGAGAAGGTCGATAAGGCTGAGGAggaaaaaaatgagataatttatAGGCAAAGGACAGGGATCATCAATGATTTTGCACAGATGCATCTTGACGGGTCTTCCACAGCAGAGCCTCCAATGGTTCCGCTCAATTCAGCTTATGACAGTAAGCTTGGAATGATATAA